In the Ictalurus punctatus breed USDA103 chromosome 7, Coco_2.0, whole genome shotgun sequence genome, one interval contains:
- the LOC108267935 gene encoding E3 ubiquitin-protein ligase TRIM39, translated as MRKSMAESSSPTKGGRRRRMDKSASFSRDSSSLLSEDQLQCSICLDVFTDPVTTPCGHNFCKSCLTQCWEKSQHCHCPLCKEKFTKRPELKINTTLREVTDHFKRKSGQDKPEVLCDACTGEKLKALKSCLDCGLTLCKTHLEPHNNIPKLKKHKLINPVKNLEDYICQKHERALELFCRDDQTCVCKFCTEGDHKNHNTVPIEEESRARKTQLGKTQTDVQQMIQDRLKKIQVIKHSVDVSKRSTEKEKADSVVVFTALIRSIERSQAELLKVMEEKQKAAERQAEGLIKELEQEITVLKRRDTELEQLSHTEEHLHLLQIYSSMCSPPHTKNWTEISINTDLSGDTVRTALSQLQKTLNKKLTKTLNDKLKETELKRIQQYAVDVTLDPDTAHSYLILSADGKQVTHGDTEQDLPDTPQRFNSCVNVLGKQSFSSGRLYYEVQVRGKTKWTLGVARENINRKGKITLRPQNGFWTVRLRNENQYTALAGSPVPLTLREKVEKVGVFVDYEEGLVSFYDVKSSSHIYSFTGQSFTEKLYPYFSPCSNAGGKNSTPLIICI; from the exons GAGGAAGTCAATGGCTGAATCTTCATCACCAACAAAAGGcggaagaaggagaagaatggATAAATCAGCTTCAT TTTCTCGTGACTCCAGCAGTCTCCTGTCTGAAGATCAGCTGCAGTGTTCGATCTGTCTGGATGTGTTCACTGATCCAGTCACCACTCCATGTGGACACAACTTCTGCAAGAGCTGCCTTACACAGTGCTGGGAGAAGAGTCAACACTGTCACTGTCCATTATGTAAAGAGAAATTCACCAAGAGACCTGAACTGAAGATTAATACAACACTGAGAGAGGTTACAGATCACTTCAAGAGGAAAAGTGGCCAAGACAAACCTGAGGTTCTTTGTGATGCCTGCACTGGAGAGAAGCTGAAGGCCCTGAAATCCTGTCTGGATTGTGGACTGACTCTCTGTAAAACCCATTTAGAGCCACATAATAATATTCCCAAACTTAAGAAACACAAACTAATAAACCCTGTGAAGAACCTGGAGGACTACATATGCCAGAAACATGAGAGAGCTCTGGAGCTGTTCTGTAGAGATgatcagacgtgtgtgtgtaagttctGCACTGAAGGAGACCACAAGAATCACAACACTGTTCCTATTGAGGAGGAGAGCAGAGCGAGGAAG ACACAGCTGGGGAAAACACAGACAGATGTGCAGCAGATGATTCAGGACCGACTGAAGAAGATCCAAGTGATCAAACACTCAGTAGATGTCAGCAAA AGaagcacagagaaagagaaagcagacaGTGTTGTAGTCTTCACTGCTCTGATTCGCTCCATTGAGAGAAGTCAGGCTGAGCTGCTCAAGGTGAtggaggagaagcagaaagcagcagagaggcagGCTGAAGGACTCATTAAAGAGCTGGAGCAGGAAATCACTGTGCTAAAGAGGAGAgacactgagctggagcagctctCACACACTGAGGAGCATCTCCACCTCCTTCAG ATTTACTCCTCCATGTGCAGCCCTCCACACACCAAGAACTGGACTGAGATCAGTATTAACACTGATCTGAGTGGGGACACTGTGAGGACAGCTCTGTCTCAGCTTCAGAAGACTCTGAATAAGAAACTCACTAAAACACTCAATGACAAGTTAAAGGAAACAG AACTGAAGAGGATTCAGCAGTATGCAG tggATGTGACTCTGGATCCTGATACAGCTCATTCATatctcatcctgtctgctgaTGGAAAACAAGTGACACATGGAGACACAGAACAGGATCTCCCTGATACACCACAGAGGTTTaattcatgtgttaatgttctGGGAAAGCAGAGTTTCTCCTCAGGGAGATTGTATTATGAGGTGCAGGTCAGAGGAAAAACTAAGTGGACATTAGGAGTCGCAAGAGAGAACATTAACAGGAAGGGGAAGATTACACTGAGACCTCAGAATGGATTCTGGACTGTGCGGCTGAGGAATGAGAATCAGTATACGGCTCTTGCTGGTTCCCCTGTCCCcctcacactgagagagaaggtggagaaggtgggggtgtttgtggattatgagGAGGGTCTGGTCTCCTTTTATGATGTGAAGTCCAGCTCTCATATCTACTCTTTCACTGGTCAGTCTTTCACTGAGAAACTCTATCCTTACTTCAGTCCTTGTTCAAATGCAGGAGGTAAAAATTCAACACCACTGATCATCTGTATTTAA